Proteins from a single region of Sphingopyxis sp. BSN-002:
- a CDS encoding HAD-IB family hydrolase, with product METPAVSPTTGYTHRVAMYDMDRTITRSGTYSGFLMHVARRRQQWRLLFLPLVGLAGAGYALRLIDRSRLKAINLRLLVGKSFSRTEIAPLAESYADKVVARGLHSAALDQIAADREAGYRLLLATASFHLYVDAIARRLGIDDVLATQLDEPDGADHIHARLAGANCYGEAKFARISDWLAANEITRDQLHVRAYSDHVSDHPMLHFADEAVATTPSRKLKQLAPRMGWQVVDWRAKRGR from the coding sequence ACTCCCGCTGTTTCGCCGACGACCGGCTACACGCATCGCGTTGCCATGTACGATATGGATCGAACGATAACGCGTTCAGGGACTTACAGTGGATTCCTTATGCATGTTGCAAGGCGGCGCCAGCAATGGCGGCTGCTGTTTCTGCCGCTCGTCGGGCTTGCGGGCGCAGGCTACGCGCTACGCCTTATCGACCGGTCGCGGCTGAAAGCGATCAACCTGCGCCTGCTTGTGGGCAAGAGTTTCAGCCGAACCGAAATTGCGCCGCTCGCCGAGAGCTATGCCGACAAGGTGGTTGCACGCGGGCTGCACAGCGCCGCCCTCGACCAGATCGCGGCCGACCGCGAGGCAGGCTACCGGCTCTTGCTCGCGACCGCGTCCTTCCATCTTTATGTCGACGCGATCGCGCGGCGGCTCGGGATCGACGATGTGCTCGCCACGCAGCTCGACGAGCCCGATGGCGCCGACCACATCCACGCGCGGCTGGCGGGCGCCAATTGCTATGGCGAGGCCAAGTTCGCGCGCATCTCGGACTGGCTCGCTGCGAATGAAATCACCCGCGATCAATTGCATGTCCGTGCTTATTCGGATCACGTCTCGGATCATCCGATGCTGCACTTCGCCGACGAGGCGGTCGCCACGACGCCGTCGCGCAAGCTGAAACAGCTTGCGCCCAGAATGGGCTGGCAAGTCGTCGACTGGCGCGCCAAGCGCGGTCGTTAG
- a CDS encoding cystathionine gamma-synthase family protein: protein MAMRGKPKTNSKKIGDKELSPATLMMGLGYDPMLSEGSLKPPIFLTSTFAFENAAAGKRFFEHITGKREGPADGLVYSRFNGPNQEILEDRLAVWDGADDSLVFSSGMSAIATLLLALVNQNDVIVHSGPLYAATETLIARILSRFGVSFLDFPAGATREEIDAILDRAKALAAEKGGKVALVYLESPANPTNALVDVEAVRNARDAAFPGEHKPAIAIDNTFLGPLWQQPLKQGAELVVYSLTKYAGGHSDLVAGGVSGDQHLINAIRPMRNTIGTICDPNTAWMLLRSLETLELRMSRAGENALKVCTFLRDHPKVEGLGYLGFISDARQKDIYDRHCSGAGSTFSLFIKGGEAESFRFLDALKIAKLAVSLGGTETLASHPAAMTHLSVPDERKKALGITDNLVRVSIGIEDPDDLIADFAQALDAV, encoded by the coding sequence ATGGCCATGCGCGGCAAACCCAAGACGAACAGCAAGAAGATCGGTGACAAGGAGCTGAGCCCCGCAACGCTGATGATGGGCCTCGGCTATGATCCGATGCTGTCGGAAGGCTCGCTGAAGCCGCCGATCTTCCTGACCTCGACCTTCGCGTTCGAAAACGCCGCGGCGGGCAAACGCTTCTTCGAGCATATCACCGGCAAGCGCGAAGGCCCCGCCGACGGCCTCGTCTATTCGCGCTTCAACGGGCCGAACCAGGAGATCCTTGAGGATCGCCTTGCGGTCTGGGACGGCGCCGACGACAGCCTCGTCTTTTCGAGCGGCATGTCGGCAATCGCGACGCTGCTCCTCGCACTGGTGAACCAGAATGACGTGATCGTCCATTCGGGCCCGCTCTATGCCGCGACCGAAACGCTGATCGCGCGCATCCTGTCGCGCTTCGGCGTCAGCTTCCTCGATTTCCCCGCCGGCGCGACGCGCGAGGAGATCGACGCCATTCTCGATCGCGCCAAGGCGCTGGCGGCCGAAAAGGGCGGCAAGGTCGCGCTCGTCTATCTCGAAAGCCCGGCGAATCCGACCAACGCGCTGGTCGACGTCGAGGCCGTCCGCAACGCACGCGATGCGGCGTTCCCCGGCGAGCACAAGCCCGCGATCGCGATCGACAACACCTTCCTCGGCCCGCTGTGGCAGCAGCCGCTGAAGCAGGGCGCCGAGCTTGTCGTCTACAGCCTCACCAAATATGCCGGCGGTCATTCGGACCTCGTCGCGGGCGGGGTGTCGGGCGACCAGCACCTGATCAACGCGATCCGGCCGATGCGCAACACGATCGGTACGATCTGCGATCCCAACACCGCGTGGATGCTGCTCCGCAGCCTCGAAACGCTGGAACTGCGGATGAGCCGCGCGGGCGAGAATGCGCTGAAGGTCTGCACTTTCCTGCGCGATCATCCGAAGGTCGAGGGACTCGGCTATCTGGGCTTCATCAGCGACGCGCGGCAGAAGGACATCTACGACCGCCATTGCAGCGGCGCTGGATCGACCTTCTCGCTGTTCATCAAGGGCGGCGAGGCCGAGAGCTTCCGCTTCCTCGATGCGCTGAAGATCGCGAAGCTTGCGGTCAGCCTCGGCGGCACCGAAACGCTCGCGAGCCATCCCGCGGCGATGACGCATCTGTCGGTCCCTGACGAGCGCAAGAAGGCGCTTGGCATCACCGACAATCTGGTCCGCGTGTCGATCGGCATCGAGGACCCGGATGACCTGATCGCCGACTTTGCGCAGGCACTCGACGCGGTCTAA
- a CDS encoding MFS transporter, whose translation MKAFAIPRKRLVSIVGGSAGNLVEWYDWFAYAAFAIYFAPVFFPKADPTAQLLSTAAIFAVGFIMRPIGAWVMGRFADTRGRKAGLSLSVALMFSGSMLIAIAPTYATAGLFGPATLLVARMLQGLSLGGEYGASATYLSEMAPKEHRGFWASFQYMTLIGGQLCAIFVAVILQAFLTEAELTAWGWRIPFVIGAILALVVYMLRRNLAETPSFENQAVDRPVSTARLLWKEHRRESILVGMLSAGGGLAAYTYTSYMQKYLFNTVGFDKATATYIIAAALIWFTLMQPVFGALADRFGRKPMLLLFGIGGAIVAAPTFLTLETVTSPIVATLLILIPLTFQAGYTANNALVKAELFPAHIRGLGVALPYAIGNAIFGGTVEMVALALKGAGVEWLFYFYVAAVISMAGVATMMLPETKERSLIIED comes from the coding sequence ATGAAGGCCTTCGCCATACCGCGCAAACGCCTCGTCTCGATCGTCGGCGGTTCGGCGGGCAATCTCGTCGAATGGTATGACTGGTTCGCCTATGCCGCCTTCGCCATCTATTTTGCCCCCGTCTTCTTTCCCAAGGCCGACCCGACCGCGCAGCTTCTGAGCACCGCGGCGATCTTCGCCGTCGGCTTCATCATGCGGCCGATCGGCGCGTGGGTGATGGGGCGCTTCGCCGACACGCGCGGGCGCAAGGCCGGGCTGTCGTTGTCGGTCGCGCTGATGTTCAGCGGGTCGATGCTGATCGCGATCGCTCCGACCTATGCGACCGCGGGCCTGTTCGGTCCGGCGACGCTGCTGGTCGCACGGATGCTGCAGGGCCTGTCGCTCGGCGGCGAGTATGGCGCCAGCGCGACCTATCTGTCCGAAATGGCACCCAAGGAGCATCGCGGTTTCTGGGCGAGCTTCCAGTATATGACGCTGATCGGCGGCCAGCTCTGCGCGATCTTCGTCGCCGTCATCCTGCAGGCCTTTCTGACCGAGGCCGAACTGACCGCGTGGGGATGGCGCATCCCGTTCGTCATCGGCGCGATCCTCGCGCTCGTTGTTTACATGCTCCGCCGCAATCTCGCCGAAACGCCGTCGTTCGAAAACCAGGCCGTCGACCGGCCCGTTTCGACCGCAAGGCTGCTGTGGAAGGAGCATCGCCGCGAGAGCATCCTCGTCGGCATGCTGTCGGCAGGCGGCGGGCTCGCGGCCTATACCTACACCAGCTACATGCAGAAATATCTGTTCAACACCGTCGGCTTCGACAAGGCGACCGCGACCTATATCATCGCCGCCGCGCTGATCTGGTTCACGCTGATGCAGCCGGTGTTCGGCGCGCTCGCCGACCGCTTCGGGCGCAAGCCGATGCTGCTGCTCTTCGGGATCGGCGGCGCGATCGTCGCGGCGCCGACCTTCCTGACGCTCGAAACCGTCACCTCGCCCATCGTCGCGACCCTGCTGATCCTGATCCCGCTGACCTTCCAGGCTGGCTACACGGCGAACAACGCGCTGGTGAAGGCCGAGCTGTTTCCGGCGCATATTCGCGGTCTCGGCGTCGCCCTGCCCTATGCGATCGGCAATGCGATCTTTGGCGGCACCGTCGAAATGGTCGCGCTCGCGCTAAAGGGCGCAGGCGTCGAATGGCTCTTCTATTTCTATGTCGCCGCGGTGATCAGCATGGCCGGCGTCGCCACGATGATGCTGCCCGAAACGAAAGAGCGCAGTCTGATCATCGAGGACTGA
- the pgeF gene encoding peptidoglycan editing factor PgeF: MTASFIGAATLGVPHGFFGRQGGVSTGDLASLNCGFGSGDDPDLIAENRRRAANAVLPGAKLTGLYQVHGNRCVIVDETSDLAARPEADALATRTTGLLLGILTADCVPVLFADAQTGVVGAAHAGWKGALAGVTDATLDAMESLGARRSDIAVAIGPCIGRGSYEVDDGFVDRFLADAPVNERFFAAGKPGHAMFDIAAYVAARLAAAGVTRIAIGGQDTYAEEADYFSYRRACHRNENRYGRQISLIGLS, encoded by the coding sequence GTGACCGCGAGCTTCATCGGCGCTGCGACGCTCGGCGTTCCGCACGGCTTCTTCGGACGGCAGGGCGGCGTGTCGACCGGCGACCTTGCCTCGCTGAACTGCGGGTTCGGGTCGGGCGACGATCCCGACCTGATCGCCGAGAACCGCCGCCGCGCCGCCAACGCCGTGTTGCCCGGCGCGAAGCTGACCGGGCTCTATCAGGTTCACGGCAATCGCTGCGTGATCGTCGACGAGACCAGCGATCTCGCTGCCCGCCCCGAGGCCGATGCGCTTGCGACACGCACGACCGGACTGTTGCTCGGCATCCTGACTGCCGACTGCGTTCCGGTCCTCTTTGCCGATGCGCAGACCGGCGTTGTCGGCGCAGCACATGCAGGATGGAAAGGCGCGCTCGCCGGGGTCACCGATGCGACGCTCGACGCAATGGAAAGTCTCGGCGCCCGCCGCAGCGACATTGCGGTCGCGATCGGCCCCTGCATCGGCCGCGGCTCCTATGAAGTCGACGACGGCTTCGTCGACCGCTTCCTCGCCGACGCTCCCGTCAACGAACGCTTCTTCGCGGCGGGCAAGCCGGGTCATGCGATGTTCGACATTGCGGCCTATGTCGCGGCGCGTCTCGCCGCCGCGGGCGTCACCCGAATTGCCATCGGCGGACAGGATACTTATGCGGAGGAGGCGGACTATTTCAGCTACCGCCGCGCGTGCCACAGAAACGAAAACCGCTACGGCCGACAGATATCGCTGATCGGACTGAGCTGA